Proteins found in one Tsukamurella paurometabola DSM 20162 genomic segment:
- a CDS encoding serine/threonine-protein kinase has product MTESTGTGGATRGVPGPDYLVAGRYRLTSKIGGGGMGAVWLARDERLDRDVAAKQVISTEGLSEEQADELRRRALHEGRIAARLQHRNAISMYDVAIDRGEPWLVMEYLPSRSLAQVLHMTGTMPDRQVAQIGAQVADALIEAHEAGIIHRDIKPGNILIANRGRASGTVKLSDFGIARAKGDEAGPSGIITGTPAYFAPEVARGGEPSEASDLYSLGATLYTALEGVPPFGVDEDSMSLLHKVARGQIDRPKHTGPLTAVILDMLQPSPTKRPSLETARDRLAEVAAAGGNPAAVLASPLQPGQDGAAVWLRRSAGERVPREPRDRTAQSATGNRPPAPRPATNYTPPPVAPPSGMSNTVLAAWIILGFIVLAAVVAGVIIALG; this is encoded by the coding sequence GTGACGGAATCGACGGGAACCGGTGGGGCGACGCGCGGCGTCCCCGGGCCCGACTACCTGGTGGCCGGACGCTACCGGCTGACGTCGAAGATCGGCGGCGGCGGCATGGGCGCGGTGTGGCTCGCCCGCGACGAGCGCCTGGACCGCGACGTGGCCGCCAAGCAGGTCATCTCCACCGAGGGACTCTCCGAAGAACAAGCCGACGAGTTGCGCCGCCGTGCCCTGCACGAGGGACGGATCGCCGCCCGACTGCAGCACCGCAATGCGATCTCGATGTACGACGTCGCGATCGACCGCGGCGAGCCCTGGCTGGTGATGGAGTACCTGCCGTCCCGCTCACTAGCGCAGGTACTGCACATGACCGGCACCATGCCCGACCGACAGGTCGCGCAGATCGGCGCGCAGGTCGCCGACGCCCTCATCGAGGCGCATGAGGCCGGAATCATCCACCGCGACATCAAACCCGGCAACATCCTCATCGCCAACCGCGGCCGCGCCTCGGGCACCGTGAAGCTCTCCGATTTCGGTATCGCCCGGGCGAAGGGCGACGAAGCCGGACCGTCCGGCATCATCACCGGCACACCCGCGTACTTCGCGCCCGAGGTGGCCCGTGGCGGCGAACCGTCCGAGGCCTCCGACCTGTACTCCCTGGGCGCCACCCTCTACACCGCACTGGAGGGAGTGCCGCCCTTCGGTGTGGACGAGGACTCGATGTCGCTGCTGCACAAGGTTGCTCGCGGCCAGATCGACCGTCCCAAGCACACCGGACCACTCACCGCGGTGATCCTGGACATGCTGCAGCCGAGCCCCACCAAGCGTCCCTCCCTGGAGACCGCCCGCGACCGCCTCGCCGAGGTGGCCGCGGCCGGCGGCAATCCCGCCGCTGTGCTCGCATCGCCGTTGCAGCCGGGTCAGGACGGTGCCGCGGTGTGGCTGCGTCGCTCGGCCGGAGAGCGCGTACCCCGGGAGCCGCGGGACCGGACGGCACAGTCAGCCACCGGGAACCGTCCGCCCGCGCCGCGTCCGGCGACGAACTACACACCACCTCCGGTGGCCCCGCCCTCCGGTATGTCGAACACCGTCCTCGCGGCATGGATCATCCTGGGCTTCATCGTGCTCGCCGCCGTGGTGGCCGGCGTCATCATCGCACTCG
- a CDS encoding CGNR zinc finger domain-containing protein yields the protein MFSYDTKSALASAAELVNTAPDATTGRLERLPDEAALRDFVARWGWTGPIPIRPDELDRVYAVRALLRELWDSAADEARAVSLINRMLREAHVLPQLARHDDWPYHLHGWSDETPIAERFLAEPAMGLVDMVRADALDRLRVCSAPDCAGVLVDFTRNSSRRYCDDGCNNRLNVAAYRARRA from the coding sequence ATGTTCTCGTACGACACGAAATCCGCGCTCGCGAGTGCCGCCGAGCTGGTGAACACCGCGCCCGATGCGACCACCGGGCGCCTGGAGCGGTTGCCCGACGAGGCGGCACTCCGCGACTTCGTGGCCCGGTGGGGCTGGACCGGGCCCATCCCGATCCGCCCCGACGAGCTCGACCGGGTGTACGCGGTGCGTGCTCTGCTGCGCGAGCTGTGGGACTCCGCGGCGGACGAGGCCCGCGCGGTCTCGCTGATCAACCGGATGCTGCGCGAGGCGCACGTGCTGCCGCAGCTGGCCCGGCACGATGACTGGCCCTATCACCTGCACGGATGGTCGGACGAGACGCCGATCGCGGAACGCTTCCTCGCCGAACCGGCGATGGGACTGGTCGATATGGTGCGCGCGGACGCCCTGGACCGGCTGCGGGTGTGCTCGGCACCGGACTGCGCCGGCGTGCTCGTCGACTTCACTCGCAACTCCTCGCGCCGGTACTGCGACGACGGATGCAACAACCGGCTGAACGTGGCCGCCTACCGCGCGCGACGCGCGTGA